The proteins below are encoded in one region of Hordeum vulgare subsp. vulgare chromosome 3H, MorexV3_pseudomolecules_assembly, whole genome shotgun sequence:
- the LOC123440950 gene encoding uncharacterized protein LOC123440950 encodes MKERQGIRVALVLLYLVLGTRGSTKTIIQWENASEILTYPQVNKTMMQDGDVYDCIDVNRQPALNHPFLKDHKIQMKPSSFPIGVNINSSVLHVASQADLPIVECSTGMVPILRSSRRDQTTSHNTDQFINKDVQIEEAGIRYSDDLHGVQATINVYEPKVYKDSEGYSQTGIQIDNGPMGHLDSITAFYSVSPSYFGDSFARFHVGWRDGVSNKVCFDHNCPGFVQVSYNVGLGGRLQHVSVYNGPQYAIDIFIFKDPKTNNWWLVYGQDKIPLGYWPSSLFTHMKDKGSFSFWGGHVSRPTASPHYPQMGSGHFASEGYGKAAFIGSIQIVDKNNKLVTPNEHKQLVGSSDLRKYTVDGYRVSKDGMHIYYGGPGNFV; translated from the exons ATGAAAGAAAGGCAAGGTATTAGAGTGGCCCTTGTACTGTTATATCTTGTTCTAGGCACTAGAGGAAGTACAAAAACTATAATACAATGGGAAAATGCTAGCGAGATCCTCACATACCCGCAAGTTAATAAAACCATG ATGCAAGATGGAGATGTCTATGATTGTATTGATGTGAATCGGCAACCCGCCTTAAACCACCCATTTTTGAAAGACCACAAAATTCAG atgaaaccaagttCTTTTCCAATCGGAGTGAATATAAATTCTTCGGTCCTACATGTCGCTTCACAAGCAGATTTGCCTATCGTCGAATGCTCAACAGGAATGGTTCCAATACTACGTAGTAGTAGAAGGGACCAAACAACATCACACAATACTGATCAATTTATTAACAAAGATGTACAAATAGAG GAGGCAGGAATAAGATATTCAGATGATTTACATGGGGTACAAGCTACAATAAATGTTTATGAGCCGAAGGTTTATAAAGATAGTGAAGGTTATAGTCAAACAGGGATTCAGATTGACAATGGACCAATGGGTCATTTAGACAGTATTACTGCCTTTTATTCTGTATCTCCAAGTTACTTTGGTGATAGCTTTGCAAGGTTTCATGTTGGTTGG CGTGATGGCGTATCAAACAAGGTTTGCTTTGATCACAATTGTCCTGGATTCGTTCAAGTTAGCTACAATGTTGGCCTTGGTGGAAGATTACAACATGTTTCAGTCTACAATGGACCACAATATGCAATAGACATATTCATTTTCAAG gATCCAAAGACAAATAATTGGTGGTTAGTGTATGGCCAAGATAAGATACCACTTGGATATTGGCCAAGTTCACTATTCACTCACATGAAAGATAAAGGGAGCTTTTCATTCTGGGGCGGGCATGTTTCACGCCCAACGGCTTCACCACACTATCCTCAAATGGGTAGTGGGCATTTTGCCTCAGAAGGGTATGGAAAGGCCGCTTTTATAGGTAGTATTCAAATTGTTGATAAGAACAACAAGCTTGTTACACCAAATGAACACAAACAGCTTGTTGGCTCTAGTGACTTGAGGAAATATACAGTCGATGGTTATCGAGTTAGTAAAGATGGTATGCATATATACTATGGTGGACCAGGTAATTTTGTTTGA